The following coding sequences lie in one Sesamum indicum cultivar Zhongzhi No. 13 linkage group LG9, S_indicum_v1.0, whole genome shotgun sequence genomic window:
- the LOC105170992 gene encoding E3 ubiquitin-protein ligase RHF2A, producing the protein MEEEKVAQEGKVCENHLTSAAAFVEGGIQEACDDACSICLEAFCDSDPSTLTTCKHEFHLQCILEWCQRSSQCPMCWQPISLKDPSGQELLEAVEHERNVRMNPPRNTTIFHHPTLGDFELQHLPVSASESELEERIIQHLAAAAAMGRARQLARREGQRSRSSAQGRPHFLVFSTHPNGTSTTSSASSVAQRDGTGPPPAVMIAAPNSPFITVGEDSAQFITRPSSAQADQLTTTASGSSPGTYQQGTSSSNRRSPAQTSPSSQDRAGPSDLQSFSESLKSRLSALSTRYKESITKSTRGWKERLFARNSSTPEPPTEVRREVDPNMTPPQGIATVSRMMDHLEIAEDGRADTPTASSNSGDSRTPDATDQQTIVMGGRPSLNEDDSRAPCPAGPASN; encoded by the exons ATGGAAGAGGAAAAGGTGGCTCAAGAGGGAAAGGTCTGTGAGAACCATTTGACTTCTGCTGCAGCTTTCGTGGAGGGAGGAATTCAAGAAGCATGTGACGATGCTTGCAGTATATGCCTTGAAGCTTTTTGTGATAGTGATCCTTCGACG TTGACTACTTGCAAGCACGAGTTTCACCTTCAATGCATCCTTGAATG GTGCCAGAGAAGCTCCCAGTGCCCAATGTGTTGGCAACCCATCAGTTTGAAGGATCCAAGCGG CCAGGAGTTGCTTGAAGCGGTGGAGCATGAGAGGAATGTGCGTATGAATCCACCTAGAAATACAACTATATTTCATCATCCAACCTTGGGAGACTTTGAGTTGCAGCAT TTGCCAGTTAGTGCAAGTGAATCTGAACTTGAAGAGCGCATTATTCAGCACTTAGCTGCTGCCGCTGCAATGGGAAGGGCTCGTCAGCTTGCTAGGAGGGAAGGCCAGAGGAGCAGATCTTCTGCTCAAGGCCGTCCTCATTTTTTGGTGTTCTCCACTCATCCTAATGGAACTTCTACTACGTCGTCCGCTTCTTCTGTTGCTCAGAGGGATGGCACTGGGCCCCCTCCTGCAGTTATGATAGCTGCCCCAAATTCTCCATTTATTACTGTTGGAGAAGATTCTGCACAGTTTATCACACGGCCCTCTTCAGCCCAAGCTGATCAGCTTACCACTACAGCCTCAGGGTCGAGCCCGGGGACATATCAACAGGGAACATCCTCGAGCAATAG gAGGTCACCTGCCCAGACTTCCCCTAGTAGTCAAGATAGAGCTGGACCATCAGATCTCCAGTCATTCTCAGAGTCTCTGAAATCTCGCCTTAGTGCATTGTCAACAAG ATACAAAGAGTCAATAACCAAGAGCACAAGAGGGTGGAAGGAGAGATTGTTCGCTCGCAACAGTTCAACACCTGAACCCCCAACTGAAGTTCGTCGAGAGGTTGACCCAAATATGACTCCCCCTCAAGGAATTGCTACTGTATCTCGCATGATGGATCATCTTGAAATAGCAGAAGATGGTAGAGCAGACACACCTACTGCATCAAGTAATTCAGGAGATAGCAGAACTCCAGATGCTACCGATCAACAGACCATAGTGATGGGTGGCAGGCCTTCACTCAACGAGGATGACTCACGAGCTCCATGCCCTGCTGGTCCTGCATCAAACTAA
- the LOC105170993 gene encoding DNA-directed RNA polymerase II subunit 4-like, producing MSVEEEENAAELKIPDEFLKAKCLMNCEVALILEHKYEQLQQMADDPMNQMSQVFEKSLQYVKRFSRYKNPDAVRQVREILSRYQLAEFELCVLGNLCPETVEEAIAMVPSIKTRGRAHDDEAIEKMLNDLSLIKKFE from the exons ATGTCGgtggaagaagaggaaaacGCGGCCGAGCTCAAAATCCCAGATG AATTTTTGAAGGCCAAGTGTCTAATGAACTGTGAAGTTGCTCTTATTCTTGAACATAAGTATGAGCAGCTTCAACAGATGGCGGATGACCCAATGAATCAAATGTCACA ggtttttgaaaaatcactcCAATATGTGAAGCGCTTTAGCCGATATAAGAATCCGGATGCTGTCAGACAAGTTCGAGA AATTCTGAGTAGATATCAGCTGGCTGAATTTGAG CTCTGTGTACTTGGGAATCTTTGTCCAGAAACGGTGGAGGAAGCCATAGCCATGGTTCCGTCAATCAAG ACGAGAGGACGAGCTCATGATGACGAGGCAATTGAGAAAATGTTGAATGACCTCTCTCTGATCAAGAAATTTGAATAG